TGCTGCTTCATCATGCTGGTAGCTAGCCGTGAGAAGTCCATTATCACCCGCGGACTGGAGTCCTTCTCTTCATTTTCCTGCATCCGCTTTAGGCCCACCAGAAGCAGCGACCGTGACTGGCTGAGCATCGAGTCCCAGGGGGGGTATAAAAACGACAGCAATGAATAATTTCTTTGAAAAGCATTTCATAGTTCTTAGTTCTCTTCAACATCACCCTGATTCTCTTCAGATGCTACTCCTATGTCGGCCGTGTTGGTGGTAAGCAGGTGGTTTCTCTGGCTCGCCAAGGATGCCTTTATCATGGCACTGTCCAGCACGAGCTGCTCCATGCGCTTGGATTCAATCACGAACAGACACGCAATGACAGAGACAACCATATCAGGGTTCTGCTGCAGAATGTTCAATATGGTAATGGAGTCGAAATGTTATATAATCGAATGTTAAATAATATTGACTAATTGTCAATATAAGCAGCAGGGTGTCAAAccaatttttgtcacgggccacgttATGGTAaacgatttccctcagagggccattatgactgtgaaaccatgtaAATGGTTAATGGCCTCATATTATTGCATTTAcagaacaaattgatggatagacaatttgaaatcagaagtcaagaagGTTGTTCAGTTActgtactgttaaaaaaaaggattggtaacaaaaaatgtgtgcagcattttaacaatatttgttacagatgacaatttgaaattctgGTACAGAATTTAGCAAGTCTCATGGAAGTtaatgcacatgatttgctttcgcgggccacataatgTGGCTGACCAGACAGGATCTGGCCCcccgggccttgggtttgacacctgtgtctaATAGTATCACTTTTCACTTATGAGTGTTCTGAATTCAAATGAGACAAACAAACTCTTTTATTTGTTCTTCAGGAATGGAGCACAACTTCAGGAAGATTGCCACCCTCAACCAGGGCACTTCATATGACTACAACTCTGTCATGCAGTACCACAAGTATGAACTACTATTGGTTTGTCCTGCAAAAGGGCACTGCTAGGGATTTGGGGCCctgtagaaaaaaaactataatcaatttaaaaaatcatcttGGACCCAAACACATCAATGGCGCaaattgaaaatacaattttctaCAGCTCATGTCAGTCAGGGAACCAGATTTTTGCCCCCCTCACAGTGCTCCTGGTCCTGCAGCACTCACATCTCTTCCTTGATCCTGCTGTATGTGTGCAATGGGGCCATATTTTGGTTTTAACAAAGTACTTTGTGTCATGTTACAGGTATGCTTTCTCCAGGAACAATCAGCCCACCATGCTTCCCATCCCTAACTCTAATGTATCCTTTGGCAATGCTAAGGAGATGAGCCGCACTGACATCGCCAGGCTCAACACACTCTACAAGTGTTGTGAGTGTCCACCTTAGCTGACAATAtcaacaatataataataatata
This sequence is a window from Phycodurus eques isolate BA_2022a chromosome 2, UOR_Pequ_1.1, whole genome shotgun sequence. Protein-coding genes within it:
- the LOC133416422 gene encoding hatching enzyme 1.2-like, producing MAFFKFSALAVLLLSAYCWADNEADDVAEDLSHLSVSEILERANSNRIRSADEPLLTEGDIAIDNDAERNADPCTSRSCTWVKSSDRKVYVPYYITNHFSSREKSIITRGLESFSSFSCIRFRPTRSSDRDWLSIESQGGCYSYVGRVGGKQVVSLARQGCLYHGTVQHELLHALGFNHEQTRNDRDNHIRVLLQNVQYGMEHNFRKIATLNQGTSYDYNSVMQYHKYAFSRNNQPTMLPIPNSNVSFGNAKEMSRTDIARLNTLYKC